DNA from Asanoa sp. WMMD1127:
CAGGACGGCGAACAGCGCCGCGAACGCGTACCCCCGGGCCTCCTGGCCATAGCGCGAGGTGCTCGGCACGACCGCGAACAGCAACCCGGCGACCAGGCCGGCCCGGGCGCCGAAGAGACGCGTGCCGAGCTGGGTGGTGAGGGCCGCGGCGCCGGCCATCGCGAGGAGCGACGGCAGTCGCAGGGCCACGACCGAGTCACCGAAGAGCGCGATCCAGCCGTGCAGGAAGACGTAGTACGGGCCGCTGACCGCGTCGATGCCGCCGAGCATCCGCCAGAGGTCGGGCAGCGGGCGGCCGGCGGCGCTCCAGGTCGCCAGCTCGTCGCGCCACAGCGGCGCGCGGCCGAGCTGGACACCGACGATCAACACGGTCAGGACGGCCGGCGCCAGCGGCGCCCACGGCCGCGCGCGGCGCCGCACGTCGACGGCCAGGCGGGCACGATCGAGCTGCTGCGTCATTTGCCGGCTCCCCCGATGCGCCGCAAATGTCACTATTGCCCGATCAGCCTAACGTGAACCAGCCCACACGGGGGCCCGGCATCTGGGACTGCCCGAGGCTTTCGGAGGCTGCTGTGGCAGCATGATGAGCGTGACTGCAACCGCCGATCGTCGAATGGTGATGCTGGGCCTCACGGTCCGCCGCCACGTCGACTACGGCCGCGTTCGCAGTGCCATGTGTCCGGCTCACTGACGACGCCCGACTCACGTCCGGGCGCGTCCGCGCCGGGCATTTCTGTGTCTTCCCGCTCGCGCGACGCGCCGTAGGTCAACCCTTCGGAGGAACGCCGCGATGGCGGTCAGCAGCACCCCAGCCCGCACGCCCCGCCGCGCCCGGGGCGAGGGCCAGTGGGCTCTCGGGCACCGCGAGCCGCTCAACGCCAACGAGCGCACCAAGAAGGACGACGACCCGCTCAACGTGCGGGCCCGGATCGAGAACATCTACGCGCACGGCGGCTTCGCCTCGATCGACCCGGCCGACCTCCGCGGCCGCTTCCGCTGGTGGGGCCTCTACACCCAGCGCAAGGCCGGCATCGACGGCGGTCGCACCGCGGTGCTCGAGCCGCACGAGCTCGAGGACGAGTTCTTCATGCTCCGCGTACGCGTCGACGGCGGCCAGCTCAGCCTCGAACAGCTCCGGGTGATCGCCGAGATCTCCGCCGAGTTCGGTCGCGACACGGCCGACATCACCGACCGCCAGAACATCCAGCTGCACTGGATCCGGGTCGAGGACGTGCCGGAGATCTGGCGGCGGCTCGAGGCGGTCGGCCTGCAGACCACCGAGGCCTGTGGCGACTGCCCCCGGGTCGTGCTCGGCAGCCCGGTCGCGGGCGTGTCCGCCGACGAGGTGCTCGACCCGACGCCGGCCATCGACGAGATCGTCGAGCGGTTCGTGGGCAGCAAGGAGTTCTCCAACCTGCCCCGCAAGTTCAAGTCGTCGGTGTCGTGGCTCGCCGACATGCCCTACGAGGTCAACGACATCTCGTTTCTCGGCGTCGAGCACCCCGACTACGGCCCGGGGTTCGACCTCTGGGTCGGCGGCGGCCTGTCCACCAACCCGATGCTGGCCAAGCGCCTCGGCGTGTGGGTGCCGCTGGCCGAGGTGCCCGAGGTCTGGTCGGGCGTGGTCGGCATCTTCCGCGACTACGGCTACCGGCGGCTGCGGCACCGGGCCCGGCTCAAGTTCCTCGTCGCCGACTGGGGCATCGAGAAGTTCCGCGAGGTGCTGGAGAAGGAATACCTCGGCCGGTCGCTTGTGGACGGTCCAGCGCCGGTGCTGCCGGACAAGCCGATCGACCACATCGGCGTGCACGAGCAGCGCGACGGGCGTTACTACGTCGGGGCCGCGCCGGTCGTGGGTCGCGTTTCCGGTTCACAACTCGCGGCGCTGGCCGACGTCGTCGAGGCGCACGGCAGCGGGCGGGTCAGCCTCACGCCGTACCAGAAGCTGCTCGTCCTGGACGTGCCCGCCGAACGCACCGAGTCGCTGGTGACGGCGCTGCGCGGGATCGGGCTCGAGGCCCGGCCGTCGAGCTGGCGGCGCGCGACGATGGCCTGCACCGGCATCGAATACTGCAAGCTGGCCATCGTCGAGACCAAGGCCCGCGGCCAGGAGCTCGTGGCCCGGCTGGAGGAAAGGCTCGGCGACATCGACGCCGAGATCACCATCAACATCAACGGCTGCCCGAACGCCTGCGCCCGCACGCAGACCGCCGACATCGGCCTCAAAGGACAGTTGGTGGTCGGCCCCGACGGCCGCCAGGTCGAAGGGTTCCAGGTGCACCTCGGCGGCGGGCTCGGCATGGCGCAGGGCCAGACCGCCGGTTTCGGCCGCAAGCTGCGCGGCCTCAAGACCACGGCCGACGAGCTCCCGGCGTACGTCGAGCGCCTCGCCCGCCGTTACCTCGCTGACCGGTCCGGCCCCGACGAGGCGTTCGCCCAGTGGGTGCTCCGGGTCGACGAGGAGGCATTGCGGTGAGCTCCGAGACCCGGGCCGCGCCCATGTACTGCCCGTACTGCGCCGAAGAGGACCTGCGCCCCCACGAGGAGTCGCACGGCGCGTGGGAGTGCCGCGGGTGCCAGCGGGTCTTCTCGGTGAAGTTCCTCGGCCTGCGTGCGGCCGGCGTGTCCAACTCCGCTCCAACTCCGCTGACGGAAGAGGTGAGGTGACCCGATGACAACCGTCAACGCGTCCGGCCTGGGGCTGGTGTCGCTCGGCGGCGCCGCGCGGCCCACCACCGGCCGGTGCTCGGCCGACGAGCTCAAGGCGCTCGCCGACGAGGCGGGCCGGGAGCTGGAAGGCGCGCCCGCGCTGGAGATCGCGCGCTGGGCCGCG
Protein-coding regions in this window:
- a CDS encoding nitrite/sulfite reductase, which translates into the protein MAVSSTPARTPRRARGEGQWALGHREPLNANERTKKDDDPLNVRARIENIYAHGGFASIDPADLRGRFRWWGLYTQRKAGIDGGRTAVLEPHELEDEFFMLRVRVDGGQLSLEQLRVIAEISAEFGRDTADITDRQNIQLHWIRVEDVPEIWRRLEAVGLQTTEACGDCPRVVLGSPVAGVSADEVLDPTPAIDEIVERFVGSKEFSNLPRKFKSSVSWLADMPYEVNDISFLGVEHPDYGPGFDLWVGGGLSTNPMLAKRLGVWVPLAEVPEVWSGVVGIFRDYGYRRLRHRARLKFLVADWGIEKFREVLEKEYLGRSLVDGPAPVLPDKPIDHIGVHEQRDGRYYVGAAPVVGRVSGSQLAALADVVEAHGSGRVSLTPYQKLLVLDVPAERTESLVTALRGIGLEARPSSWRRATMACTGIEYCKLAIVETKARGQELVARLEERLGDIDAEITININGCPNACARTQTADIGLKGQLVVGPDGRQVEGFQVHLGGGLGMAQGQTAGFGRKLRGLKTTADELPAYVERLARRYLADRSGPDEAFAQWVLRVDEEALR